A DNA window from Ficedula albicollis isolate OC2 chromosome 1, FicAlb1.5, whole genome shotgun sequence contains the following coding sequences:
- the TBC1D23 gene encoding TBC1 domain family member 23 has product MAEGEGAPPPPGSWIKDLADALEEGGCDLETVRNIIQGRQLPADLRAKVWKIALNVVGKGDSLASWDGSLDLPEQSIIHEDCQELIDQLSVPEEEKSVLILDIESVITFYCKSRNVKYSSCLGWIHLLKPLVHLHLPRSDLYNCFYAIMNKFIPRDCFMKGRPFHLFRLLLQYHEPELCSFLDTKKMTPDSYALNWLGSLFSYYCSAEVTQAIWDGYLQQADPFFIYFLMLIILVNAKDVILAQESDKEEMIKFLETSPANLDLEDIEDLFSLAQYYCSKTPASFRKDNHSLFGSSLLGLKDDDTDLSQALCLAVSVSEILQANQQQGEGVRFFVVDCRPAEQYNAGHLSTAFHLDSDLMLQNPSEFAQSVKSLLEAQKQSIESGSIAGGEHLCFMGSGREEEDMYMNMVLAHFLQKNKEYVSIAKGGFMALQQHLADINVEGPENGYGHWIASTSGSRNSINSVDGDSPNGSGDGKGVKSLVNKMTVALKTKSVNVKEKVISFIENTSTPVDRHVSSSDRVGKPYRGVKPVFSIGDEEEYDTDEIDSSSMSDDDRKEVVNIQTWVNKPDVKYNFPCNEVKENGHMFPSHLLVTATHMYCLREIPSRKGLAYIQSRQALNSVVKITSKKKHPELITFKYGNSNTSGIEILAVERYLIPNAGDATKAIKQQIMKVLDALES; this is encoded by the exons AGCTG GATAAAAGATCTTGCAGACGCTCTAGAAGAAGGAGGTTGTGATCTTGAAACTGTAAGAAACATCATTCAAGGAAGGCAATTGCCTGCTGATCTAAGGGCCAAAGTCTGGAAG attgcACTTAATGTTGTAGGAAAGGGAGACAGCCTAGCATCCTGGGATGGCTCCTTAGACCTACCTGAGCAGAGTATAATTCACGAGGATTGCCAAGAGTTAATTG ACCAGTTGTCGGTGCCAGAAGAAGAGAAGTCAGTATTAATTTTGGATATCGAGTCTGttattacattttattgtaAATCACGCAATGTTAAATACAGTTCTTGCCTCGGCTGGATACATCTCCTCAAACCTCTGGTGCACCTTCATTTGCCTCGCAGTGATTTGTACAACTGCTTCTATGCTATCATGAATAAATTTATTCCAAG GGATTGTTTTATGAAGGGAAGACCCTTTCATCTATTTAGACTGTTGCTTCAGTACCATGAGCCTGAACTCTGCTCCTTTCTTGATACCAAGAAGATGACTCCAGATTCATATGCACTCAACTGG CTTGGAAGCCTCTTCTCATACTACTGTTCAGCTGAAGTCACTCAGGCAATATGGGATGGATATCTACAACAAGCAGATCcattctttatttatttcttaatgttGATCATCCTTGTCAATGCAAA AGACGTTATCTTAGCACAAGAATCAGATAAAGAAGAAATGATAA AATTCTTAGAAACATCACCAGCCAATCTCGATTTAGAGGATATAGAAGATCTCTTCTCTTTGGCACAATATTACTGTAGCAAAACTCCGGCTTCTTTCAGGAAG GACAACCACAGTCTTTTTGGCAGCAGCTTGCTGGGCCTCAAAGATGATGACACAGACTTGAGCCAGGCTCTCTGTCTAGCAGTTTCTGTGTCAGAGATTCTGCAAGCAAATCAGCAACAAGGA gaAGGAGTGAGATTCTTTGTAGTGGATTGTCGTCCTGCAGAGCAATACAATGCTGGGCATTTATCAACAGCATTTCATTTAGACTCAGATTTG ATGCTTCAAAACCCATCAGAATTTGCACAGTCTGTAAAATCTCTGTTAGAAGCACAAAAACAATCTATTGAGTCTGGCTCCATAGCTGGTGGGGAACATCTCTGCTTCATGGGAAGTGGCAGGGAAGAAGAGGATATGTATATGAACATGGTGTTAGCACATTTCTTACAG AAAAATAAGGAGTATGTAAGCATTGCCAAAGGAGGCTTTATGG CCCTCCAACAGCACTTAGCAGATATCAATGTGGAAGGACCAGAAAATGGATATGGCCACTGGATTGCAAGTACCTCAGGCTCAAGAAATAGCATAAACTCTGTTGAT GGTGATTCTCCTAATGGCTCAGGTGATGGAAAAGGAGTGAAGTCCCTAGTGAATAAAATGACGGTTGCTTTGAAGACTAAATCTGTGAATGTGAAAGAGAAAGTTATCAGTTTTATTGAAAATACATCTACTCCAGTGGACAG ACAtgtcagcagcagtgacagagtAGGAAAACCCTACCGTGGTGTGAAGCCAGTATTCAGCATCGGAGATGAAGAAGAATATGATACTG ATGAAATTGATAGTTCCTCAATGTCTGATGATGATCGAAAAGAGGTTGTCAACATCCAAACGTGGGTTAATAAACCTGATGTGAAGTATAACTTTCCATGTaatgaagtaaaagaaaatggaCATATGTTTCCCAG tCATCTCCTAGTAACAGCAACTCATATGTACTGTTTGCGGGAGATTCCATCACGAAAGGGACTGGCCTACATACAGTCTCGACAAGCACTCAACTCTGTAGTCAAAATCACATCCAAGAAGAAACACCCAGAATTGATCACCTTTAAGTATGGAAATAGCAATACTTCAGGCATAGAAATTCTGGCAGTTGAAAG gtaCTTGATTCCAAATGCAGGTGACGCTACCAAAGCCATAAAACAACAGATCATGAAAGTATTGGATGCCTTGGAGAGTTAA